A window of Candidatus Krumholzibacteriia bacterium genomic DNA:
GACAACCGCGAGAGCCTGCTGGCCTTCGTCGAGAGCGCCCGCGCGGGGATCCACGGCGAGGTGACGAACGCGATCACCGGAGAACCGGTCGACGCCGTGATCAGCGTCGACGGCATCGACAAGCCGGTTTCGACCGACCCGGAGCGGGGCGACTTCTACAAGTTGCTGGCCGACGGCACGTACACGGTGCGCGTCGACGCGGCCGGCTACGAGCCGCGGACCTTTTTCAGCGTGTTCAACAGCTGGGGCGCCGAGAATCGACTCGACGTGGCCCTGACACCGGTGTCGACGGCGGCCCCCTCGACGCGGGTGGCGGCCAGCATCGACCGTGTGGCGCCGAATCCCTTCAATCCGCGGACGCAGATCGAGTTCGGTCTGGCCGAGCCGGGACCGGCGTCGCTGGTGGTGCTGGACGCGCGCGGTCGCCGGGTGCGGACACTGGTCGACGCCTCGTTGCCGGCCGGGGAGCACGCGGCCGTCTGGAACGGCGACGACGACACCGGAGCCACGGTCGGTGCGGGGGTCTACTACCTGCGGCTGACCGCGGCGGGAACGACCCGTTCGGCGCGGGTCACGCTGGTGCCCTGACCCCCTCCGGGCAGTTCCTGCACCGAGCCCACGAAGAACGAGGCGGGCCCGTCCGGGTCCGCCTCGCTCCGTTCCACTCGGTTCGGCTACGTGGGAACTAGAACCGCGACTTCACCGAACCCCAGCTGGCAGGCTCGGCATCGACGGCCGCGTCACAGGTGATCATCAGTTCGAAGTCACCGAAGGCTCCGCTGTTGAAGCCGTCGGGCACGATGTAGATCGTCTGGTCGGCGCCGGTGTCGTTGACCCACGACACGGTCTCGGGATCGTTGAAGAAGCCCTCGTCCACGCCGGCCAGGCAGCTGTTCTCGTCGTTGCAATCGGCGACGAGCCACAGAGCCGGATCCCAGTCGGTGGGCGTGAGCATCACGTCGATGCGGTCGCCGTCGGCCACGGTGACCTCGTAGAACACGTCGGGACCGTTGCCGCCGAAGTCCAGGCAGCTCTCGTCGAGGTCCTCGATGTCGTTCGCGGCGAGCGTGGTGGTGCCGGTGACGGTCGAGTTGCAGGCGACCGGCTCGGCGCGATCACAGGTGTCGTTGGCCGGCGGCTCCGGGCAGACACTGGAGCTGGCGGACAGCGCGTAGTCGCCGGTGCCGCTCGAGCTGAAGTGCTTCACGCGGAGGTAGTAGGTGCCGTCGGCCGGGATCTCGAAGTCCGAGATCAGCGAGAACAGCCCGGGGCCGCCGTCGTCGTCGAACTCGAGGAAGGCCGTGGGATCGGTGCAACCGGCGGTGTCGTAGATGTAGAGCTGGGTGTCGGTCGTGCTGAGTTCGCGCGAGTCCGTGGCGAAGGTGACGCAGTCACCCGCCATGCCCTCGAAGACGAACCAGTCCTCGTCGCCCGCGACGTCGATGCTGGCCGCGACGTCGTCGACGAAGAGATCGGCCGGGTCCGGCTGGGAGCAGTCGTCGTTCGGCTCGGTCTCGAAGACCGTGGCCGCCGTGCCCGCGATCGGGCTGACGTCCAGCGACCGGATGGTCTTGTTGACGTCGATCTTGTCGTCCTCGCTCGAAACGGCCATTGCGGGCGCCGCAACGGCCAGGACGCACGTGCTGATCAGCAGTCGTCTCACAAATGGATTCATGTTGTCTCCGGAAGTGTTCGGACGTGAGGACTCCAGGGGC
This region includes:
- a CDS encoding PPC domain-containing protein, giving the protein MNPFVRRLLISTCVLAVAAPAMAVSSEDDKIDVNKTIRSLDVSPIAGTAATVFETEPNDDCSQPDPADLFVDDVAASIDVAGDEDWFVFEGMAGDCVTFATDSRELSTTDTQLYIYDTAGCTDPTAFLEFDDDGGPGLFSLISDFEIPADGTYYLRVKHFSSSGTGDYALSASSSVCPEPPANDTCDRAEPVACNSTVTGTTTLAANDIEDLDESCLDFGGNGPDVFYEVTVADGDRIDVMLTPTDWDPALWLVADCNDENSCLAGVDEGFFNDPETVSWVNDTGADQTIYIVPDGFNSGAFGDFELMITCDAAVDAEPASWGSVKSRF